CTCAACTGTCGGACGCAATGGCGTCTGAGGGTGCGCGATTCTCCTCGCACCATCACCTGCCAGAAGTGCGGCGGGCGCATGATCGCCGCCTTGCCGCCCTATGCCCGGGAGCAGGGCAAGCTGCTGAAGAAGGAGCGGCTTGCTGAGGAAGAGGAGAAGGCGGTCAAGCGCATCTACAAGAATGCTAGCTTGGTGAACGAGCACGGCCGCAAGGCCCTTCTTGCTCTCGCTGGAAGAGGCGTGGGCCCAGACACCGCCGCCCGCGTCCTCTCTGGCCTCTACGACAACGAGGACGAGTTCCTCCGCGATATCCTCAGTGCCGAGATCACGTATGCCCGGACGAAGAAGTTCTGGGACTGATCAGAGGAAACGCACTGGATTGCTGACCTTGCCCACGCCCTCGATGCTCGCTTCGACAAGATCGCCGTTCCCGATCGGTCCGACGCCTTCCGGGGTGCCGGTGGCGATGACGTCACCTGGCTCAAGCGTCATGAACCTCGAGATGTACGCGATCCGCTCCTCCACCGGGAAGATCATGTCCTTGGTGAAGCCGTTCTGACGCAGCTCGCCGTTCAATCGCAATCGCACGTTTAGATCGTGCATATCTGGTACGTCTGAGATAGCTTTGGGTTCGGACATCGGGGCAAATGTATCCATGCCCTTTGCCAAAGCCCATGGCAGGCCAGCCTTGCGCGCCTTGCCCTGGACGTCGCGAGCGGTAACATCGTTGAAAACGGCAGCCCGGTCGATGTATGCATAGGCCTTGGACACCGTGACGTTCTTGCATCTCTTGCCTATAATCAACGCCAGCTCCGCCTCGTAATCCACCCGGCCCAAGTTCGCCGGGACAAGGATCTCTTCCCCGTCCCCGATAAGTGCGCTCGCTGGCTTCAGGAAGATCACCGGTTCCTCGGGCACCTCTGACCTCAGCTCCTTGATATGGGCACGGTAGTTCTGCCCGATGCACACGATCTTGCCCGGACGCATCCAGTCACCCTGATGAAAGATCAGTCCTCTTCTTCTCTGCGCCCGTTATTGCCCACGGTCTCCAGCTTGACCAGCACGCCCATGCCTTTTAGGGTGACGATCACCTTGTCCGCCAGCGATATGGCATCGTCCAGGGTGGCCTTCTTGTCCCAGGTGTACTCGGCATCGTAGTTGCCGGTGGTGGGTCTGAAGCCCATGTTGTTCAGGGCGTCGAAGACCTTGGATGGCTTGGCTCCTTCCGAGCTGAACATGACCGTGATGTAGGTTATCATCGCACGGGGAATTCGCGTCAATCGATTAAACCTTTACATGAATCCCTGCGACGATCGACGAAGTGGCTGCCTCTGAACTACTTCTGGACGTATCCCTTGGCCACGATGTAGATCTCCGATGAAGAGGAGCGCGAAGCGTCCGGAGCGCCCAACCTGACCTCTTTGAACTTGCTCTTCACCAGCTTCAGGAAATCCTGCATCATGTCCCCTTCGAATATCTTCATGACCAGCGATCCGTGCGGCTTGAGCACCTTCTCTGCGAATTCCAGCGCGTGCTCGCAAAGGTCCACCGAACGGGCTTGGTCCATGGAATAGTTGCCTGAGATACTGGGCGACATGTCCGAGAGCACGACATCGGCCTTGCCTCCGAGCGCTTCCAGCATCTCCGCTACGGTCTCATCCTTGCGCATGTCGCCCCGGACCGTGATCACATCCTCGATGGGCTCGATCCCTTGCAGGTCCACGCCCACGATCTTGCCTCGGGCGCCCACCCTTTCCTTGGCCACCTGGAGCCAGCCACCCGGTGCCGCTCCGAGGTCGGCGACGATGGCTCCCGGCCTCAGAAGACGGAACTTGTCATCGAGCTGTATCAACTTGAAGGAGGCGCGGCTGCGGTAGTCCATCTGCTTCGCTTTCCTGTAATAGGGATCACGACGGCGCTCGTCCAGCCATCGCTTTGACATCGTGCCTCCCATTTTTCGCCATCCCAATAAAGCTTTGCAGGATGCCCCAGTCCCCCCCCCCACCATCCGACCAGCCTCCCCCGCCGGCGAAGAATATTTTATCTAGCCTCCGTCTACACCATTCGATACTCATGCGCAAGTCCCGAATGACCTACGCGAAGGCTGGCGTGAACATCGACGCTAAGTCGCAGGCCATTGCCTCCCTGGTCAAGCAGCTCAAGTACCGAAGGAAGGGCAGAGGTGGGAACATGGATATCAAAGGGCAGTTCACATCGCTCATCGACTTCGGTGAGGTAGCGCTAACGCTCTGCACGGACGGGGTGGGCACCAAGCTGTTGATCGCGGAGGCCCTGGACAGATGGGACACGGTAGGCATCGATTGCATGGCCATGAACGTCAACGACACGATCTGCGTGGGCGCCGAGCCCTTCGCTTTCGTGGACTACATCGCCGTCGACAAGCCGAACGCTCGGGTGACCGAGCAGATCGGTGTTGGTCTGAACGAAGGCGCTAGGATGGCGAACGTGGACCTGGTGGGAGGGGAGATCGCCGTCCTTCCTGAGATCGTGAAAGGCGTGGACCTATCAGGAAGCTGCTTGGGTTTCGTTGAGAAGGAGGATATCGTCGATGGCTCCAAGGTCAAGGTGGGCGACGTGATCATCGGACTGCCTTCTTCCGGCGTGCACTCCAACGGACTCACCCTGGCGCGGAAGATCCTGGAAAGAAATGAGATTGGGCTCGATCAGAAGTTCGCGAAGCTTGGCAGGAGCATCGGGCTTGAGCTCCTCACCCCCACCTCGATCTACGTCAGGCCCGTTCTGAGGATGCTAGAGAAATGCCAGGTCACTGGCATGGTGGACGTGACCGGGGGTGGGCTGCGCAACTTCGTCCGCTTGAAGAGGGGCGTGCGCTTTGAGATATCGAATCCTCTCGATCACCCGCCGGTGTTCGGGATCCTGCAGGAGCTAGGCGAAGTCGAGGACATGGAGATGTACCAGACCTTCAACATGGGGATGGGGTTCGCAGTCGTTTGCCGGGATGACCAGGCGAAGGAAACGGTCAAGGCGCTTGGCGGTGGCGCAAAAGTCGTGGGCCACGTGGTGAACGGCGAAGGAGTAGGTTCGGAGCCGCTCGGCTTGGACTATTGCCAGTACTAGTCAAAGGATCAGGGTCAAGAGGCGAACCCAAATAGCATTGTTGAAAGTATCAGGATGAACGGCACGAAGAACATGGACAATACCGCGACCACGGCCCACACGGGCCTGAGCCTCCGTCTGCCCGTTGCGTCGGCCCATTTCGGCGGTGCGAGCGCAGTCTCCCAGAAGAGCGCGACCGTCGCTCCGGACAGCGCAATGGCCGTCCCTTGGCTGAAGTTCGAAAAGTAACTTCGCTCCGAGAAAACAAGCATGAGGACCAGGCCCGTGAAGAGGCTTGCGATTGCGGCCATGGCCATCACGCCCGAGGTCACTGCTTTGTCTGTCCGTCGGATAGCGACCTGCCACATCATGGACACAGTGAACGCGAAAGAACCGAAGGCGGGGGCGAATTGCGGTATTTCTATCGTGCGAGCGGAATACAGGCTGACCTTGCCCAGAGTGACCGCAAAGAAGAATGCCAGCGGGACCAAGATGAAGAGCAGGTCTGTTTCCCGCGGGGTTTTGCTCACCAGAACGCCTAGCTCTGCACCGGAGAGTGCGAGCAGATAGGCGCCCGCCCAGAAGGCCAAACCCGCCAGCTGGTCATCGTCCAGCCTTCCAGGGAAATGCTGTGAGAAATTGGGATCGGTGGCGCTGAGGAACGAGATGAGGTGGGCTACCATCCCGAGACCACCCAGAAGCGCGAACCCGAGCCATCTCTTCATGGCGCTGACACACCAGGTCGATATTCGCCGCCCGGTTCTTTAATTCGCTCACCCCAGGGGTCAAGCCTCGGACCTTCCGCCCTTCACCTTATGCGCGATGACCCCGACCACGGCGCCTAAGGCGGTGCAAGTCTCTAGCGAGTACCCTCCGAATGTTATGTCCAGGTGATGCTGTGCGATGTCGAACAAGCCTTTGGGCACGCCCTTAGGCCCGGTTCCGAAGATGAGCGCCATGCTCCTGCCATCCCTCAGCATCTGCGCCACCTCGTCCGCGCTCCTCTTCTTCCTCGCTTCGGCATTGCAGGTAGTGAGCACCGATTCTCCTAGCTGCGGCGGAAAGCCCTTCTCCATATAGGGGAATGTGGAGAAGCGGCCTTTGGCGGTGAGCTCCTTGAGGTACGCACCGTCCTCGCCTATGGAGGTCGTGGTCGCCACCCAGTCCGCGATTTTCTGCGGCGTCGTCAGCTCCGGAGGGAAAGGAAAACCGAAGGTGGCTAGGTTGAGGTCGAAAGCCAGGGCAAGGGGACCAGCTCGGGCCAGGATGCGCCGGTGCGCCTCCCGGAAGGTCTTGGGATCGTAGGAGTTCCAGAGGGCGATGGTCGCCCGGCCCTGTCTCGCCATTGCACACCCGTCGGACGAGAAGGCAAATGAGGGTAAGGAGTTTTGCGCCTACTCGATCTTCAAAGGCACCTGCTTGATGCTCTTCAGCTCATCGCCCTGCCAATCGTATCTCAGGCGCTTGCGACCCTTCCACAGCTTCTTCTGCAGGATGTAGCCGGCCATGAGGCTCAGGCCGATGGACGCTTCCACATACGCCACGGCCTTGGTCGCATCCCGGTTGACCTTGCCCCATGACTGTGCCTCCTCGAAGGTGCAGCCGGACAGCCCGCCCCACTGCGGCGCGTCCGTGGTTATTTGGATGGCGTAATGATGCCCGCCCCTGTCGTAGCCCAGGGTCTCGGCGATGACCTCGGTCTGCTGGATGTAGTTCTTCGGCACCCCGCCCCCGATGTAGATGACCGCCGTCTTCTCGGAGTGGATCTTAATCTGGGTTAGCTCCCAGTTGTCGCGGATGGGGTCGATGCTCATGAACTCCTCGCCCTTCTTGCACCTCTCCACATAAAGGCCGGTGAGACCGATCCCAATGGAGGAATCGTTCAGCGCCGGTACGAATATCGGCACTCCGAACCTATAGGCGATGCCCAGTATGGAGCTCTCGTCCTTGGCGCAATGTGAACCGAGGATCTGCATGAACTCGCGACTGGAATAGCTCCGAGGCTCCAGCTCCCCAGCTATCTTACCGATGGCGGCATCGGTCTCGCGGAACTTGTTCTCGTCCACCAGAGTGTCGTAGATGCGGTCGATGAAGAACTCGCGCAGCTTCAGATCGTCTATGCGCGGAGAGCATTTGTAGTGGCTGTAGCCCTTCGCCTGGTAGAAGTCCTGGTAGGGTATTGCCCCGATGGACACCACTGCGTCCACGATGCCGTAGCGGATCAGGTCCGCGATGACCTTCCTCAGACCGGCGGCTACCAGCGGACCGGCCAGCCCGAGCACTATCGTCGGACGGGCCTCGTCCTTCATGGCATTCTCCAATGCGATGGCGCAGGTGGCCAATGCGCGGCTCTGCACCGAGCTGTCCTTATAGGCATCCACCAGGTCGGCGACCGTCGAGATCTGGTCGAAATCGATGGCCTTGACCTTCTCCTTCATGATATCTGATTTCTTGACCATGCTAACTGCAAGAGGTATCGGAGTCTAGTATTTCCATTTTACTTGTGAAGGGGCGGTCCCAGAACCGCCCTAGACCTTAGGCCCTCTGCTTCTCCGCCGCCTTCTTGGGCCTAGAGCATATAGCATAGAGGTCGCCGTCGAAGAAAACGTCGAGGTCAGGGTTCTCCGCTTGTATCTCCTGTATCTTCTTCAGGACCTCTCGGAGAGTCAGGTCGCTCTTCTTGTCGATCTTGACGTGCACCCTGGTCTCCATCGCTCGAACTCCTGGCTGACGGCCGATTCCTTAGTAAGGCTTTATCCAACATATATATTCTTTTTTACGGTGTGGACCGTCCCCTGATGGGTGAGAGCGGCCATTCTGGACTGTGCCCTATCCCTTTCATCCCCTTGTTGGGAGCTTCATCCAGAAGTCGCTGACAGCTACGAAATGTTAAAATAGCATGCTGGTCAGTCGGAGAGGATAGCCGGGTCAAGACGTAGGTGTGGACGTGAGTTCGAAACGGAAGGTCACAGGTGAGGACACGGGCAGCGTTCGCTCTGAAGCATCGATGCCCCCCGCTGACCGTTCCCAGCAGACCGGCGGGGACAAGATGGATGATCTGCGCCGGTGGCTCGCCGGGGAGGAGGCGGGCTTGCTTGATTGGCTGAACGAAGAGGACGAGGCGGGCCCAGCGGCCTTGGCCGCTCCGAGAGAGGCCAGGCCAGAATCGGAGGAGCTTGCCGTCACTCGCCAGCGGGCGGAGAAGTCCAAGGCGGAGCTCGTCAAGCTCCGCGCGCTGGTCATGGAAGAGTTGAAATCGCCTCCTGCCCAGCTGAGCGAGAAGGAGACCGCCGAACTCTCGGAGCACCTAAAGAGCATCTTCGAGCAGACTGACATCCTACGAGGGCAGTTCGACCTGCTGGCCAAACTCAATCACGATTCGCGGCTGGAGACGGAGAGCGCTTTGGCAGGGCTGCCGAAGGACCAGGAGGAGCTGGTTCGCAAGCAGATCGAGCTGCGAGAGCGCGAGAGCCTGTTCGAGAACCGGGAAACGGAGCGTTCTTCCGTGAACGAGCTCTCCCAAGAAATCGGCGGAGTGGGCGAAGGGGAGCTTGAGAAACGCTTCCGGATGGAGCTCTTGGACAAGGAGACCGAATACCGCGAGAAAGAGAAGGAGTACCATTCCAAGGTCGACTATCTAGCCGAGGAGCTCAAGAGCAAGAGCCTGGAAATCCAGCAGCTGAAGGAAGAGCTCAATATCGTGCGTATGGGGGCAAAGAACGGCAGCGCCGTCGTCGAGGGAAGGCTGCGCGAACTGCAGCTCAAGGAGAAGCGCATCGCCCTCATGGAAGAAGAGGCGGCACGCCTTAAGATTGAGATCCGAGAGCGCGATGATGAGCTGAAGAAGATCAAGGAGGTCGTCGGCTACAAGCAACAGGAGATGATGCGGAGGGAGGAGGACCTCGATTACCGGGAGAAGCTTCTCACCAATGAGAGGGGCAAGTTCGACGACGTCAAGAAGGATGTCACTGGCGTGGAGGAGGTCGAGCTCAAGAGGCGCATAGAGGAGCTGAAGGCCGAGGTGCAACAGAAGGAAGAGGAGCTGCTCATCAAGGAGAAGTACCTCAACGCCAAAGCGGAGGATCTCCGCCTGCGCGAGCAGGGTGTGATCGATGACGAGATCCAGCAACGGGAGGAAGAGCGCACCTTGGAGATCCAAGTAGCCAAGGCCAAGACCGGCAACAACCGTTTCGATGATCTGCTCCTGGGTGGCATTCCTTTCGGTTCAAATGTGCTCATCCATGGCCCTCCGTTCGTAGGTAAGGAGATGATGATGGCGCAGTTCGTAGCCGAGGGCCTGAAGAAGGGTGTGCCAGCCATCTGGGTCATCACCGACAAGACGGCCAGGGATACACGAACGGATATGGAATCCGTGCTATCTGGCTATGAGGAGTACGAGCGCCGTGGCCTGGTGAAGTACGTCGACGCCTATTCTAAGAGCATGGGCGAGGTGACCGACGACCCCTATACCAGCTACATCGACGAACCGACGGACCATGACATGATCATGGAGGCCACCGAGAAGATCGCTAAGGAGTTCAAGGAGAAGCACAAATACTACCGTCTGGCGTTCCGCTCCCTGTCCACGCTCATCGCCTATTCGGACCCTACCACCGCATTCCGCTTCCTCAGCCCATTCTGCGGCCGACGCAAGCGCGATGGAGCGGTGTCCATGTACTCCATCGAGAAGGGAGTGCATGGGGAGCAGGAGATCCAGATGCTCGGCTCCATCATGGACGGCATGATCGATTTCAAGCTGGACCAGCTGAAGAACTTCTTCTCTGTGCAGGGGGTGTGCGACGTGCAATCCCGTTCCTACATCCGATACACGGTGGGCAAGCACGGCCTGAGCATCGGTTCGTTCTCCCTGGACCATATCAGGTGACCGGCACCTTTGACCTTGTCCTGTTCCGGACGTCACTTAGGCAGTGCAACTAGAAAAGGGACTACATCCAGATGGTTTCCCTCAGGCAACTTCCACGCCGCTCGAATCGCCACGACGCTTCGGCTGCTGTTGCTGGATGTTAATGTGAGGCATGGGGACCGGTGGAGGCAGACGAATGTCGCGCGCCACCAGCATGGTCGTGGGAATGCAGCTCGGCACCACGGTGTTGTGCACCAGGTTCGCCACCTCGGGCGGCATGGAGCTCTGGCGCTGCCATTCCCCTACCACGTTCGCCACGTCCCCAGAGAGCATGACCTGGCCCTCTATCTTGACGTACCCAAGGCCGACGTAGTTGGCGGTGAAGCGGAAGTCCACCACCGCCGTATCGTCGGACACGCGGGAGATCTGGGTCACGGTGCTGTTGTGGTCGATGCGGATGTTGTTCACCTTCTCCCCCTGCTTGGAGAACCGCTTCGCCTCGATGCCCGTAATCTCAAAGCCCTTGACCTGCATGCCGACCGCCCGGTAATCAAGAACTGTGCTAATAGATGTTTGCCAATGGTAGCATGGGAAGAAAAGCGAGTGCCGCAGGCCGGGCTCGAACCAGCGACTTCAAGATATCGGCTGCCCCCGCGGGAGCAACTTCAGTCTTGCACTCTCCCAAACTGAGTTACTGCGGCGCGCTTACCGGAGAAAGCGCCCCAGTCTAATATACTTTGTTGGCGAGGTGGCCATTCGGCCACGTGCCCCGATGCCAGGACGGATGAGGGCTAGCGGAAGGACTTCAAACGCCCCTCGGTCCCCATCGAGTGTCCGCCCAGACCGATGACGAAGGCCAACTTGGGGTAGACGGTCATGCGCTCCATGCCCCCCACCCCTAGGTCAAAGAAGGCCCCGCTGATCTCCAGAACGAACGCCAGTAGTGCGAACCCTCCTCGCGAGGCAGATGAGCATTCCCTCCGAGGTTAGACAAAGCCCCATCATGACCAGGTGAGGAGGACGATGCATCGACGCGAAGTTGAGGTCCTCTTAAAGGATGGCGGCCCCTCCGGAGAATATTGTGAGATTTTCAAGCTTAGCCAGCAAGTGCAATACGTTTATATATCTACGAACCGCTCAATCGAATGACTTATTGGAGGACTGGTCAGCAGATGCTAGCGCCGCGAGAGTGTCGCCTCTTCAGCAAAAAAGACAAGGGCCGCCTTCTCCACCGGGAAAGGGACGAGCGAGGAGTGGCCTCCACTGTGGGCACC
The Methanomassiliicoccales archaeon genome window above contains:
- a CDS encoding RlmE family RNA methyltransferase, with the protein product MSKRWLDERRRDPYYRKAKQMDYRSRASFKLIQLDDKFRLLRPGAIVADLGAAPGGWLQVAKERVGARGKIVGVDLQGIEPIEDVITVRGDMRKDETVAEMLEALGGKADVVLSDMSPSISGNYSMDQARSVDLCEHALEFAEKVLKPHGSLVMKIFEGDMMQDFLKLVKSKFKEVRLGAPDASRSSSSEIYIVAKGYVQK
- a CDS encoding deoxyhypusine synthase family protein; the encoded protein is MVKKSDIMKEKVKAIDFDQISTVADLVDAYKDSSVQSRALATCAIALENAMKDEARPTIVLGLAGPLVAAGLRKVIADLIRYGIVDAVVSIGAIPYQDFYQAKGYSHYKCSPRIDDLKLREFFIDRIYDTLVDENKFRETDAAIGKIAGELEPRSYSSREFMQILGSHCAKDESSILGIAYRFGVPIFVPALNDSSIGIGLTGLYVERCKKGEEFMSIDPIRDNWELTQIKIHSEKTAVIYIGGGVPKNYIQQTEVIAETLGYDRGGHHYAIQITTDAPQWGGLSGCTFEEAQSWGKVNRDATKAVAYVEASIGLSLMAGYILQKKLWKGRKRLRYDWQGDELKSIKQVPLKIE
- the purM gene encoding phosphoribosylformylglycinamidine cyclo-ligase; protein product: MRKSRMTYAKAGVNIDAKSQAIASLVKQLKYRRKGRGGNMDIKGQFTSLIDFGEVALTLCTDGVGTKLLIAEALDRWDTVGIDCMAMNVNDTICVGAEPFAFVDYIAVDKPNARVTEQIGVGLNEGARMANVDLVGGEIAVLPEIVKGVDLSGSCLGFVEKEDIVDGSKVKVGDVIIGLPSSGVHSNGLTLARKILERNEIGLDQKFAKLGRSIGLELLTPTSIYVRPVLRMLEKCQVTGMVDVTGGGLRNFVRLKRGVRFEISNPLDHPPVFGILQELGEVEDMEMYQTFNMGMGFAVVCRDDQAKETVKALGGGAKVVGHVVNGEGVGSEPLGLDYCQY
- a CDS encoding DUF531 family protein, which codes for MARQGRATIALWNSYDPKTFREAHRRILARAGPLALAFDLNLATFGFPFPPELTTPQKIADWVATTTSIGEDGAYLKELTAKGRFSTFPYMEKGFPPQLGESVLTTCNAEARKKRSADEVAQMLRDGRSMALIFGTGPKGVPKGLFDIAQHHLDITFGGYSLETCTALGAVVGVIAHKVKGGRSEA
- a CDS encoding fumarylacetoacetate hydrolase family protein; translation: MRPGKIVCIGQNYRAHIKELRSEVPEEPVIFLKPASALIGDGEEILVPANLGRVDYEAELALIIGKRCKNVTVSKAYAYIDRAAVFNDVTARDVQGKARKAGLPWALAKGMDTFAPMSEPKAISDVPDMHDLNVRLRLNGELRQNGFTKDMIFPVEERIAYISRFMTLEPGDVIATGTPEGVGPIGNGDLVEASIEGVGKVSNPVRFL